In a single window of the Pseudodesulfovibrio profundus genome:
- a CDS encoding type II toxin-antitoxin system HicA family toxin: MSSRAIIKMIKADGWYLVRTVGDHHHFKHPTKPGLVTVPHPQKDFPRGTLKSIEKQSGIKLR, translated from the coding sequence ATGAGCAGCAGGGCTATCATAAAAATGATCAAGGCTGACGGATGGTATCTTGTCAGAACGGTTGGGGATCATCATCACTTTAAACACCCGACAAAGCCGGGTCTGGTGACAGTGCCGCATCCCCAAAAAGACTTTCCGAGAGGTACCCTCAAGTCGATCGAAAAACAGTCCGGCATCAAACTCAGGTAA